One window from the genome of Triticum urartu cultivar G1812 unplaced genomic scaffold, Tu2.1 TuUngrouped_contig_5437, whole genome shotgun sequence encodes:
- the LOC125529223 gene encoding uncharacterized protein LOC125529223, protein MGRSSRNSRTKRRPQDSSSPPPPPPPPPRLAPFPPHCCGQVHGADSNDGRDRGEGAVDARQHSSNDGSDNDVDIGDPFLTDRFGNLTSWRLSDLEAAADNYLEDEESETEVEEKKYSKKEMLKRDADRKKQYMEYALQKYNNDEDLAGEMRFVFDESKDEVFIIEGNMNFYEHFNFTAKQAGSTVLFFAEVIPDEGELCDVLCCKPLDSDDNGHCFGCKNQGSVDLRHPAGESLYVGGHVDCEFPFMWDSISEDDSD, encoded by the exons ATGGGCCGGTCGAGCCGCAACAGCCGTACGAAGAGACGTCCTCAGGATTCTTCatctccaccaccgccgccacctcctcctcctcgtctggCTCCCTTCCCACCACATTGTTGCGGCCAGGT GCATGGTGCTGATAGCAATGATGGACGAGATAGGGGTGAAGGTGCTGTTGATGCTCGTCAACACAG TTCTAATGATGGTAGTGACAATGATGTGGATATCGGAGATCCTTTTCTTACCGATAGATTTGGAAATTTGACAAGTTGGAGGTTGAGTGATTTGGAGGCAGCAGCAGATAATTATCTTGAAGATGAAGAAAGTGAAACAGAGGTAGAAGAAAAGAAATATTCCAAAAAGGAAATGCTAAAGCGTGATGCGGACCGTAAGAAACAGTACATGGAATATGCTTTACAGAAATATAACAATGATGAGGATCTTGCTGGG GAGATGCGTTTTGTGTTTGATGAAAGTAAAGATGAAGTTTTCATTATTGAAGGAAACATGAACTTCTATGAACACTTCAACTTTACAGCTAAGCAGGCTGGTTCCACTGTTCTATTCTTTGCTGAAGTGATCCCAGACGAAGGAGAACTGTGTGATGTTCTTTGCTGCAAGCCTTTGGATTCTGATGACAATG GACATTGCTTTGGTTGTAAGAATCAAGGTTCCGTGGACTTGAGGCATCCAGCTGGCGAAAGTTTGTATGTTGGAGGTCATGTGGATTGCGAGTTCCCATTTATGTGGGATAGTATCAGTGAG GATGACTCTGATTGA